A region of Candidatus Liberibacter africanus PTSAPSY DNA encodes the following proteins:
- a CDS encoding Tim44/TimA family putative adaptor protein has translation MDSGDFLILFFAFITIVVFLQLRGVLGEKTGREKPSSGFHPWKKKQSNPSKEDSWNVMSFKKEKKQDHLDSINELFPIGTRLNKIMRDIVAIYSDFDPKDFLNNARGSYEMIVDSFFDRKINKIEKLVDSKVYQDFNDSLAEQQTKEKNVKSSLVGIDDFKIINASIEDNTLYITIRIVGQFISASYDKDNALISSDPEIFGKVIDIWTFSKNISSNNPNWILISTKPGE, from the coding sequence ATGGATTCAGGTGATTTTTTGATACTTTTCTTTGCTTTTATAACGATTGTTGTTTTCCTACAGTTACGTGGTGTTTTAGGGGAAAAAACAGGACGTGAGAAACCTTCCTCCGGTTTTCACCCTTGGAAAAAGAAACAATCCAATCCTTCAAAAGAAGATTCATGGAATGTCATGTCCTTTAAAAAAGAAAAAAAACAAGATCATTTGGATTCCATTAATGAATTATTCCCTATTGGCACTCGACTGAATAAAATTATGCGAGATATTGTTGCGATTTATTCTGATTTCGATCCCAAAGATTTTTTGAATAATGCTCGTGGTTCTTACGAAATGATCGTGGATTCTTTTTTTGATCGGAAAATTAATAAAATTGAAAAATTGGTTGATAGCAAAGTTTATCAAGACTTCAATGATTCTCTCGCAGAACAACAAACCAAGGAAAAAAATGTTAAATCAAGTCTCGTAGGTATTGATGATTTTAAAATCATCAATGCAAGCATAGAGGACAATACTTTATACATTACAATACGCATAGTTGGACAGTTTATTTCTGCTTCCTATGATAAAGATAATGCATTAATTTCTAGTGATCCTGAAATTTTCGGCAAAGTTATTGATATATGGACTTTTTCAAAAAACATTTCTTCCAATAATCCTAATTGGATATTGATTTCTACAAAACCAGGAGAATAA
- the secB gene encoding protein-export chaperone SecB gives MEQQRQFTLLNQYIKDLSFESPNAPYCFSDIQKKQPTIQINVQVNASSMSETDFDVVLSFDIEAKNDEKIIFHLEIAYSGIIRIIDCPKESIPHVLFVECSQLLFPFVRQIISNTIRDGGFPPFIIDTIDFLKLFQQKKSSIKNHE, from the coding sequence ATGGAACAGCAACGGCAATTTACTCTTTTAAATCAATATATCAAAGATTTATCTTTTGAATCTCCTAATGCACCATACTGTTTTTCTGATATCCAAAAGAAGCAACCTACAATACAGATCAATGTACAGGTCAATGCGAGTTCCATGTCAGAAACTGATTTTGATGTTGTTCTTTCATTTGATATTGAAGCGAAAAACGATGAAAAAATAATTTTCCATTTAGAAATTGCATATAGTGGCATTATTCGGATTATTGATTGTCCGAAAGAATCTATTCCACACGTCTTATTTGTTGAATGTTCTCAACTCCTTTTTCCTTTTGTAAGACAAATAATTTCAAACACAATCAGAGATGGTGGTTTTCCCCCTTTTATAATTGATACAATTGATTTTTTAAAATTATTTCAACAAAAAAAATCTTCAATAAAAAACCATGAATAA
- the dnaQ gene encoding DNA polymerase III subunit epsilon, with translation MRKIIFDIETTGLDPKNDRIIEIGAVELVDYSKTGRTFQIFISPGNRKNSPEAFRLHGIGDDFLKDKPSFASIFPDFWIFFNDQNAEWIAHNAKFDVGFINAELQRINKNPLDPSRITDTLSIARRKHPSSKNDLNSLCKRYGITISHRSKHGALLDSHLLADVYVQMMVGGSQIDFGFKTKNNLSSQEKKTTLQDISCLKRDHPLAVRITKEELQRHAKAIQSIGNNAIWDKYISSNQ, from the coding sequence ATGCGTAAAATAATATTTGATATAGAAACCACAGGGCTTGATCCAAAAAACGATAGAATAATTGAAATAGGAGCTGTTGAACTGGTTGATTATTCTAAAACTGGCCGAACTTTTCAAATATTTATTTCGCCTGGCAATAGAAAAAATAGCCCTGAAGCTTTCAGATTACATGGTATAGGAGACGATTTTTTAAAAGATAAACCGTCTTTTGCTTCAATTTTCCCCGACTTTTGGATTTTTTTTAATGATCAAAATGCAGAGTGGATAGCTCATAATGCCAAATTCGATGTCGGATTTATAAACGCCGAGTTACAACGAATAAACAAAAATCCTTTAGATCCATCAAGGATCACTGACACTTTGTCTATTGCAAGACGTAAACATCCTTCTTCTAAAAATGATTTAAATTCCCTTTGCAAAAGATATGGAATAACTATTTCACATCGATCAAAACATGGGGCATTACTCGATTCTCATCTTCTAGCAGATGTTTACGTGCAAATGATGGTCGGAGGATCACAAATAGATTTTGGATTTAAAACAAAAAACAACCTTTCTTCTCAAGAAAAAAAAACAACACTTCAAGATATCTCTTGTTTAAAACGAGATCATCCTCTTGCTGTGCGCATAACAAAAGAAGAACTCCAGAGGCATGCTAAAGCAATCCAATCGATCGGAAACAATGCTATTTGGGATAAATATATTTCTTCCAATCAATAA
- the coaE gene encoding dephospho-CoA kinase (Dephospho-CoA kinase (CoaE) performs the final step in coenzyme A biosynthesis.) yields the protein MLIIGLTGSIGTGKTTVAEFLKKQKIPVISSDDIVNHLYHHEAVDVIGNIFPGSIQNNKVNKAYLLEILHKSPEKLEILEKIVHPMVRMHEKKILYEMFYRGEKIVFFDIPLLFEKKKEYLFDAIIVVTCSFETQRKRVLSRKKHTEENFFFILSKQMNEKDRISRADYVINTEGKVEVIEKEIQKILRHIVRVNNSKKNNA from the coding sequence GTGTTGATTATAGGATTAACTGGATCCATTGGAACAGGCAAAACAACAGTAGCAGAATTTTTGAAAAAACAAAAAATTCCAGTCATAAGTTCTGATGATATAGTCAATCATCTATATCATCATGAAGCCGTAGATGTGATTGGTAATATTTTCCCTGGATCAATCCAAAATAACAAAGTAAATAAAGCTTATTTACTGGAGATACTACATAAATCACCTGAAAAATTGGAAATTCTTGAAAAAATTGTGCATCCAATGGTTAGAATGCATGAAAAAAAAATCCTTTATGAAATGTTTTATAGAGGAGAAAAAATAGTTTTTTTTGATATCCCTTTACTCTTCGAGAAAAAAAAAGAGTATTTGTTCGATGCAATCATCGTTGTTACTTGTAGTTTTGAAACACAACGTAAGCGTGTTTTATCCCGAAAAAAACATACAGAAGAAAATTTCTTTTTTATTCTTTCTAAACAAATGAATGAAAAAGATAGAATTTCTCGTGCTGATTATGTTATAAACACAGAAGGAAAAGTTGAGGTAATAGAAAAAGAAATTCAGAAAATACTTAGACATATTGTTAGAGTGAACAATTCAAAAAAAAATAATGCGTAA
- the accD gene encoding acetyl-CoA carboxylase, carboxyltransferase subunit beta — protein sequence MNWIANFVRPRINSVFGRREIPENLWVKCPETGEMVYHQDLKDNQWVIPSSDFHMKIPAKERLNFLFDNAEYCLLEQPKVCQDPLKFRDNKKYIDRLKENRSKTGLIDSIVSAFGNVRGLKLVAVVHEFSFIGGSLGIAAGEAIVKSFERAIAEKCPLVMFTASGGARMQEGILSLMQLPRTTIAVNMLKDSGLPYIVVLTNPTTGGVTASYAMLGDIHLAEPGAEIGFAGRRVIEQTVREKLPSDFQRSEYLEDHGMIDKIVHRHDIPEVVSSLCKILTNSTQ from the coding sequence TTGAATTGGATCGCAAATTTTGTTCGACCACGTATAAATTCTGTATTCGGTCGTAGGGAAATTCCAGAGAATCTTTGGGTAAAGTGTCCAGAAACAGGAGAAATGGTATACCATCAAGATTTGAAAGATAACCAATGGGTTATACCTTCTTCTGATTTCCATATGAAAATACCTGCAAAAGAAAGATTAAACTTTCTATTTGATAATGCAGAATATTGTCTATTAGAACAACCTAAAGTATGCCAAGATCCCTTGAAATTCCGTGATAATAAAAAGTATATAGATCGTCTGAAAGAAAATCGCTCAAAAACAGGTTTGATTGATTCAATCGTATCGGCTTTTGGTAATGTACGCGGATTAAAATTAGTTGCGGTTGTTCACGAATTTTCCTTTATAGGGGGATCATTAGGTATTGCTGCAGGTGAAGCAATTGTAAAATCTTTTGAAAGGGCTATTGCTGAAAAATGTCCTCTTGTGATGTTTACTGCTTCTGGTGGTGCACGTATGCAAGAAGGGATTCTATCACTTATGCAATTGCCTCGCACTACGATTGCGGTAAATATGCTTAAAGATTCAGGACTTCCTTATATTGTAGTCTTGACTAATCCTACCACTGGAGGTGTTACAGCTTCTTATGCTATGCTTGGTGATATTCATTTAGCTGAACCTGGTGCTGAAATCGGTTTTGCTGGGAGGAGGGTCATTGAGCAAACAGTAAGAGAGAAGTTGCCAAGTGATTTCCAGAGATCCGAGTATTTAGAAGATCATGGAATGATAGATAAAATTGTCCATAGGCATGATATTCCAGAAGTTGTCTCTTCGTTGTGTAAAATATTGACTAACAGTACACAGTAG
- a CDS encoding bifunctional folylpolyglutamate synthase/dihydrofolate synthase translates to MGVFSLERMNVLLEDLNRPQDRLPPVIHIAGTNGKGSTAAFSQRLLESSGLSVHVHTSPHLVKWNERFRLGVKGDRGKLVEDVLLLDVFSRVMQAKSARDISVFEASVAAAFILFSEYPADCVIIETGLGGRLDATNIIERNAVSVITSISLDHTEHLGNTVSAIAREKSAIMKSKNPVVIGYQLYDEAREVLVEKAKQMGCPYRVYGDHFYSFVKNKGFVYQDHIAQKYFSMPSLVGEYQHINAATAICAVQMAGFKLEEKCINFALQSTQWFGVLQKITKGPLLDKLPDYSEIWTDGGHNPGAGLVISQEICKLEGFYDKRFYLVIGMLKEKNYKKYLEPFVRLSPIVLSVSVMHNKDDIHSSISVDTQVLMQEAVTLGLKAFACSSVIEALLKIREINGKLPPPFILIGGSLHLVGEVLYKNGVQIH, encoded by the coding sequence ATGGGTGTTTTTTCACTAGAGAGAATGAATGTTCTTTTAGAAGATTTAAATAGACCACAAGATCGTCTCCCTCCAGTAATTCATATAGCAGGAACTAATGGTAAAGGGTCGACTGCTGCATTTTCGCAAAGATTACTTGAATCGTCAGGATTATCAGTTCATGTTCACACTTCTCCTCATCTTGTCAAGTGGAATGAACGTTTTCGTTTAGGTGTTAAGGGAGATAGAGGAAAGTTAGTAGAAGATGTTTTATTGCTTGATGTATTTAGTCGTGTCATGCAAGCAAAAAGCGCTCGGGATATTAGTGTTTTTGAGGCATCAGTTGCTGCCGCTTTTATTTTATTTTCAGAATATCCTGCGGATTGTGTTATTATTGAAACTGGTCTAGGCGGAAGGCTTGACGCTACTAATATAATTGAAAGAAATGCTGTTTCTGTGATTACGTCCATTTCTTTAGATCATACAGAACATTTGGGAAATACTGTTAGTGCGATTGCAAGAGAAAAATCTGCTATTATGAAAAGTAAAAATCCTGTAGTTATAGGTTATCAGTTATATGATGAAGCACGCGAAGTTCTCGTGGAAAAAGCAAAACAAATGGGATGTCCGTATCGTGTTTACGGAGACCACTTCTATTCTTTTGTAAAAAATAAAGGCTTTGTCTACCAAGATCATATTGCTCAAAAATATTTTAGCATGCCCAGCCTAGTAGGTGAATATCAGCATATTAATGCAGCAACTGCGATTTGTGCCGTTCAAATGGCTGGTTTTAAATTAGAAGAGAAATGCATTAATTTTGCACTACAGTCAACGCAATGGTTTGGGGTTCTTCAAAAAATTACGAAAGGTCCTTTGCTTGATAAATTGCCAGATTATTCTGAGATATGGACAGATGGTGGCCATAATCCAGGTGCTGGATTAGTCATTTCTCAAGAAATATGCAAATTAGAAGGATTCTATGACAAGAGATTCTATCTTGTCATAGGCATGCTAAAGGAAAAAAACTACAAAAAATATTTAGAGCCATTTGTCAGATTATCACCAATTGTATTGTCGGTTTCTGTTATGCACAACAAAGATGATATCCACTCGTCGATAAGTGTTGATACACAAGTTTTAATGCAAGAAGCAGTAACATTAGGGCTAAAAGCATTTGCCTGTTCTTCTGTCATAGAAGCGCTATTGAAAATAAGAGAAATTAACGGAAAACTACCTCCCCCATTTATTCTCATAGGGGGATCACTCCACCTTGTAGGAGAGGTTCTTTATAAAAACGGAGTGCAGATTCATTAA
- the trxA gene encoding thioredoxin: MSTLKVDADNFDLEVLKSSKPVVVDFWASWCNPCIAISPIIDDVADELADKVKIAKLDIEKNSSISTRYKIASIPTLILFKDGQIIGTMMPGGSSKSDITKWILSLI; the protein is encoded by the coding sequence ATGAGTACGTTAAAAGTAGATGCGGATAATTTTGATTTAGAAGTTTTGAAAAGCTCAAAGCCAGTAGTTGTGGATTTTTGGGCAAGCTGGTGTAATCCTTGCATAGCTATATCTCCTATTATTGACGATGTTGCGGATGAACTTGCAGATAAAGTAAAAATAGCGAAACTTGATATAGAAAAAAATTCCTCTATATCTACACGTTATAAAATAGCTTCTATTCCTACTCTTATTTTGTTTAAAGATGGGCAAATAATAGGTACCATGATGCCTGGAGGCTCTTCCAAAAGTGATATTACTAAATGGATATTATCTCTAATATAA
- a CDS encoding 3'-5' exonuclease: protein MIQEKDILILVRKRTSTPFITLLTRFLKNDYKISVFSDDKFILTDHLAIKDLMSLGYFILSTEDDLSLVSILKSPLFNFSEDDIFEICTKRHKTETVYEYIQKLANDGVFKYQYVIQYIHELTDVAQFCSPHDFFTLILGAKKGRQQFIARFGNEVIDVLDELLNFTLKNEQKNCFSLQELMLELEHYPPTIKRENSTNHNEVRIMTVHGAKGLESPVVFLVDTGAKVFSHNNMEKLYIDTSLNDDPGTPVWIPQSNSHNKLVSDLIKYIKKSTKEEYNRLLYVGMTRASDRLIICKHANSTSKTDNETEMNQKTWYDMVYDSFCDDKRVKEVKLKNSITNDEWTAYEWTVHHPENIPIETEEITKQFFDQKTIPEKLFSPIKNKINEPCILNPSMIDKKIEPSFEPFFPENHTFKRGLIIHKLLQVIFTIPEKKRKQFIESYYEKNSKFWSVKEFKNLVLSTTSLLEHPIMTTAMSCDSYAEVSISGKIFSTKKHILVSGRIDQISISQKNIFIFEYKTHHHVPEEIECIPSSHIAQLSIYEKILKDSYPDKSLTCLLIYVSQPKIFIIPQDKLNKAFAEIETTIS, encoded by the coding sequence GTGATTCAAGAAAAAGATATCCTAATATTAGTACGCAAGCGCACATCTACGCCTTTTATCACATTGCTTACACGATTTCTTAAAAATGATTACAAAATATCTGTTTTTAGCGATGATAAATTTATTCTAACGGATCATCTTGCTATAAAAGATTTGATGTCTCTTGGATATTTTATTTTATCCACAGAAGATGATTTATCTTTAGTTTCTATTCTGAAAAGTCCGCTCTTCAATTTTTCCGAAGACGATATATTTGAAATATGTACAAAACGTCATAAAACAGAAACTGTTTATGAATATATACAAAAACTAGCCAACGACGGCGTATTCAAATACCAGTATGTTATTCAATACATACATGAACTTACTGATGTTGCTCAATTTTGCTCTCCTCATGATTTTTTCACATTAATATTAGGAGCCAAGAAAGGCCGGCAACAGTTTATCGCCCGTTTTGGAAATGAAGTTATCGATGTCCTGGACGAATTACTTAACTTTACATTAAAAAATGAACAGAAAAATTGTTTTAGCCTACAAGAATTGATGTTAGAATTAGAACATTATCCACCTACCATAAAAAGAGAAAACAGTACTAATCATAATGAAGTTCGTATTATGACAGTGCATGGTGCTAAAGGACTAGAATCTCCTGTTGTTTTCCTTGTTGATACAGGAGCAAAAGTATTTTCTCATAATAATATGGAAAAACTGTATATCGATACTTCTTTGAACGATGATCCTGGAACACCAGTGTGGATTCCACAATCGAATTCACACAATAAGCTAGTTTCTGATCTTATAAAATATATCAAAAAATCTACTAAAGAAGAATATAATCGTCTTTTATATGTTGGAATGACGCGCGCTTCAGATAGATTGATAATTTGCAAGCATGCTAATAGTACTTCTAAAACTGATAATGAGACAGAAATGAATCAAAAGACCTGGTATGATATGGTTTATGATTCTTTCTGTGATGATAAAAGAGTCAAAGAAGTAAAATTAAAAAATTCTATCACTAACGATGAATGGACAGCATACGAATGGACTGTCCATCATCCTGAAAATATACCAATCGAAACGGAAGAAATTACAAAACAATTTTTTGACCAAAAAACAATCCCAGAGAAACTCTTTTCTCCCATTAAAAACAAGATAAATGAACCGTGTATTCTCAATCCCTCGATGATAGATAAAAAAATCGAACCAAGTTTTGAACCTTTCTTTCCTGAAAATCATACTTTCAAACGTGGACTGATTATTCATAAATTATTACAAGTAATTTTTACAATTCCTGAAAAAAAACGAAAACAATTCATTGAATCATACTATGAAAAGAACAGTAAGTTCTGGTCCGTAAAAGAATTTAAAAATTTGGTACTATCTACTACAAGTCTTTTAGAACATCCTATCATGACTACAGCTATGTCTTGTGATTCTTATGCAGAAGTTTCAATTTCTGGAAAAATATTTTCTACAAAAAAACATATTTTAGTCTCTGGACGGATTGACCAAATCTCAATTTCGCAGAAAAATATTTTTATTTTTGAATACAAAACCCATCATCATGTTCCAGAGGAAATTGAGTGTATTCCATCTTCTCATATTGCACAACTTTCCATATATGAAAAAATCCTTAAGGATTCATATCCTGATAAGTCTTTAACTTGTTTGCTTATTTATGTTTCACAACCAAAAATATTTATCATTCCACAAGATAAATTAAATAAAGCGTTTGCAGAAATAGAAACTACGATCTCTTGA
- a CDS encoding UvrD-helicase domain-containing protein — MIHHNEFQDNLETTNLISQTKSKQLLASDPTCSAWVSANAGSGKTHIIVQRVLRLLLANAHPSTILCLTHTKAGAAEMSHRVLNVITEWYHLSDEKLSVEITKIQGKKSSKRDISNARNLLVKVLDIPGGLKVQTIHAFCEAIMHQFPLEANITSHFSIAEKDQSKKLIEEAHKSMLTSIMLDNNKELKQSFYEILEISNDQDREKLMSNIISNRNVLKQFSSFANTNGGEEQLLKKRFGILPNESYELIYNDLRTLPYFQESDMKEYVPLYKETGQPTYLKQAQKLEKASETQCMEERLSILSSFFLTKEEYLPKKYIISQKIAKKYPGLKEKIQKSQEEFIKIRDRFNTYQMFKPTLASLTLAKHLNTHYEELKKKNYVLDFEDLLTYTNDLLKKRDVSAWIRYKIDQEINHILIDEVQDTSLLQWEVIRSLTEDFFVGGDQHSNPRTLFAVGDEKQTIYSFNGAEPKRISLEKEINKQRATDAGQKFSIIDLPVSFRSTSDILTAVDKVFSIPENAQGLREDEDSTIMHRSSRIGHVGKVQLWEQVISKKNPKQESWESCFDSLPEESSSSILARRIAYTISNMIGSDTIVSNGKKK; from the coding sequence ATGATACATCATAATGAATTCCAAGATAATTTGGAAACCACAAATTTGATATCCCAAACAAAATCAAAACAACTATTAGCTTCCGATCCTACTTGTTCTGCATGGGTTTCTGCTAATGCTGGTTCTGGGAAAACTCACATTATCGTTCAAAGAGTCTTGCGTCTTCTCCTTGCTAATGCTCATCCTTCTACTATTTTATGCCTTACTCATACAAAGGCCGGAGCAGCAGAAATGTCGCATCGTGTCTTGAACGTCATTACTGAATGGTATCATTTATCAGACGAAAAACTTTCTGTAGAAATCACCAAAATCCAGGGTAAAAAATCAAGTAAAAGAGATATTTCCAATGCCCGTAACTTATTGGTCAAAGTACTGGACATTCCTGGAGGATTAAAAGTTCAAACTATCCATGCCTTTTGTGAAGCGATTATGCACCAATTTCCATTGGAAGCCAATATTACAAGTCATTTTTCTATCGCAGAGAAAGATCAATCTAAAAAACTGATCGAAGAAGCCCACAAATCAATGCTTACGTCTATCATGTTAGACAATAATAAAGAACTCAAACAATCTTTTTATGAAATACTTGAAATATCTAATGATCAAGATCGAGAAAAATTGATGTCTAATATCATTAGTAATCGCAATGTTCTCAAACAATTTTCCTCTTTTGCTAATACTAACGGTGGAGAAGAACAATTATTGAAAAAGCGCTTTGGTATACTTCCTAACGAAAGTTACGAACTGATATATAACGATTTAAGGACTTTACCCTATTTTCAAGAAAGTGATATGAAGGAATATGTTCCTTTATATAAAGAAACTGGACAACCTACATACTTAAAGCAAGCTCAAAAGCTCGAAAAAGCATCTGAAACTCAATGTATGGAAGAACGTTTGAGTATTTTATCTTCTTTTTTTCTAACAAAAGAAGAATACCTTCCTAAAAAATATATTATCTCACAAAAGATTGCCAAAAAATACCCTGGTTTAAAAGAAAAAATCCAAAAGTCACAGGAAGAGTTTATAAAAATACGAGATCGTTTTAACACATATCAAATGTTTAAACCCACATTAGCATCATTAACGTTAGCTAAACATCTCAATACCCATTACGAAGAGTTAAAAAAAAAGAACTACGTCCTTGATTTTGAAGATCTCCTTACTTATACCAACGATCTTTTAAAAAAACGTGATGTAAGTGCTTGGATACGCTATAAAATTGACCAAGAAATTAATCATATACTCATTGATGAAGTCCAAGATACCTCTCTTCTTCAATGGGAAGTGATTCGCTCCCTCACTGAAGATTTTTTTGTTGGAGGGGATCAACACTCAAATCCCCGTACATTATTTGCAGTAGGTGATGAAAAACAAACTATTTATTCTTTTAATGGAGCAGAACCTAAACGTATTTCACTTGAAAAAGAAATTAATAAACAACGTGCTACTGATGCAGGACAAAAATTTTCTATAATAGATCTTCCTGTATCTTTTCGTTCAACTTCAGATATTCTTACCGCTGTAGACAAAGTCTTTTCTATACCAGAAAACGCACAAGGACTCCGTGAAGATGAAGACTCTACCATTATGCATCGTTCCAGTCGAATTGGACATGTTGGAAAAGTACAGCTATGGGAACAAGTTATCTCAAAAAAAAATCCTAAACAGGAAAGTTGGGAATCTTGTTTTGATTCTCTTCCAGAAGAGTCTTCTTCTTCTATTTTAGCACGACGCATCGCCTATACCATTTCGAATATGATTGGTTCCGATACTATTGTCAGTAATGGTAAAAAAAAGTGA